A single Primulina eburnea isolate SZY01 chromosome 11, ASM2296580v1, whole genome shotgun sequence DNA region contains:
- the LOC140806209 gene encoding uncharacterized protein, which yields MQRSERFPISERFGPTRCKMEICGQVPSINLRFHQMDAFRPLTVRCNLSQNPISPEHLGRNMFILGMGFVGRFFASDLKSRGWAVSGSCTSVAKKNELDKMGYASHVFDANDPRTEILEIVKSHTHLVVSIPPVAGAGDPMLRDKEFVENILKDGRLQWLVYLSTTSVYGDCGGAWVDEEYTIRTTSERVIDRLSAEEEWLSLGRNLGIAAHVFRLGGIYGPGRSAIDTMLKQKPLSFSQKTRMYKNYTSRIHVADVCQALNASVLRPSPGKIYNIVDDDPAPRMEVFEYAQDLVEEKFSEHGEQYVSIERDESLVKRLGSRGEKRVSNSRMKKELEVKLLHPTFRSGLRAIIDDMDLSVLQKPTGS from the exons ATGCAGCGATCAGAAAGATTTccaatttctgaaagatttggtCCAACCCGCTGCAAGATGGAGATTTGCGGGCAAGTCCCGTCAATTAATCTCCGATTTCACCAAATGGACGCCTTTCGACCCCTTACTGTCAGATGCAATCTATCCCAAAACCCTATATCGCCGGAACATTTGGGTCGTAACATGTTCATTCTCGGAATGGGTTTCGTCGGCCGCTTCTTCGCTTCTGATTTGAAGAGCAGAGGCTG GGCGGTGAGTGGGAGCTGCACAAGCGTCGCCAAGAAGAATGAACTTGACAAAATGGGATATGCATCTCATGTCTTTGATGCAAATGACCCACG AACTGAAATTCTAGAGATTGTTAAAAGTCATACACATCTCGTCGTATCCATACCCCCAGTGGCGGGTGCTGGTGATCCG ATGTTGCGTGATAAAGAATTTGTGGAGAACATTTTAAAGGATGGGAGACTCCAATGGCTAGTATATTTATCAACCACAA GTGTGTATGGAGATTGTGGCGGTGCTTGGGTAGACGAAGA atATACTATAAGAACTACGAGTGAGCGGGTGATAGATAGGTTATCTGCTGAGGAAGAATGGCTGAGCTTGGGTCGTAATCTCGGGATTGCAGCTCATGTATTTCGCCTTGGTGGTATATATGGCCCTGGTAGAAG TGCTATTGATACCATGCTGAAACAGAAGCCTCTATCATTTAGTCAGAAAACAAGAATGTATAAAAACTACACATCTCGTATTCATGTGGCCGACGTATGCCAAGCACTCAATGCCAGTGTTCTGAGACCGTCTCCGGG GAAAATATATAACATCGTGGATGATGATCCTGCTCCAAGAATGGAAGTTTTTGAGTACGCCCAGGATTTGGTTGAGGAGAAATTTTCTGAACATGGAGAACAATATGTTTCTATAGAAAGAGATGAATCCCTTGTCAAGAGGTTAGGTTCCAGGGGCGAGAAACGAGTTTCCAATTCTCGTATGAAGAAAGAACTGGAAGTGAAGTTGCTTCATCCTACTTTTAGGTCTGGATTGCGGGCCATCATTGATGACATGGACCTTTCAGTTCTACAAAAACCTACAGGTTCTTGA
- the LOC140806206 gene encoding UPF0603 protein At1g54780, chloroplastic-like, protein METILSANSFCPLFKTLLFQPKPASALKPIACTLRKQISQSIKQSFRNPSWFSHVNQGIAALAISLALNFSCPILTDSALASEFDVLSDGPPAESFVVDDAGVLSRVTKSDLKRLLSDLESRKGYHINVVTVRKLTSKADAFEYADQVLERWYPTVEEGNNKGIIVLVTSQKEGAITGGPEFIKAVGDSVLDATVSENLPVLAVEEKYNEALFSAAKRLVAAIDGLPDPGGPQAKDNKRESNFKTKEETEEKRGQFSLVVGGLLVIAFVVPMAQYYAYVSKK, encoded by the exons ATGGAAACCATTCTTTCTGCTAATTCCTTCTGCCCTCTTTTCAAGACACTTCTTTTCCAACCCAAACCGGCTTCCGCGCTCAAACCCATTGCTTGCACCCTCAGAAAACAGATTTCTCAATCAATCAAACAATCTTTCCGCAATCCCAGTTGGTTTTCTCATGTGAACCAGGGAATAGCAGCGCTCGCCATTTCTTTAGCACTAAACTTCTCCTGCCCGATTTTGACCGACTCTGCATTGGCCTCTGAATTTGATGTTTTGAGCGACGGCCCTCCGGCAGAATCATTCGTTGTTGATGATGCTGGTGTGCTTAGCCGTGTCACCAAATCTGATTTGAAGAGATTATTGTCGGATTTGGAGTCCAGAAAAGGCTACCACATTAACGTTGTGACTGTCCGCAAGCTCACT AGCAAAGCCGATGCATTCGAGTATGCTGATCAAGTACTGGAACGCTGGTACCCAACTGTGGAGGAAGGCAACAACAAAGGCATAATTGTGCTAGTTACCAGCCAAAAAGAAGGTGCGATTACAGGTGGACCTGAATTCATCAAGGCTGTTGGtgattctgttcttgatgccaCAGTATCAGAGAATCTCCCGG TGCTAGCAGTGGAGGAAAAGTATAATGAAGCTTTGTTTAGTGCTGCAAAACGTCTAGTTGCAGCGATAGATGGCCTCCCTGATCCTGGTGGCCCGCAGGCTAAAGATAATAAAAGAGAGTCTAACTTCAAAACCAAAGAGGAGACAGAAGAGAAACGAGGTCAGTTCTCACTTGTAGTTGGAGGCTTGTTAGTGATTGCTTTTGTCGTTCCCATGGCACAGTACTATGCGTATGTCTCCAAGAAATGA